In Salinisphaera sp. LB1, one genomic interval encodes:
- a CDS encoding MbcA/ParS/Xre antitoxin family protein: MARVQHWRDQLAASEGVDAELTPDQIYRVRYLLGIDTTLHRLFSDEAQADRWIKRPHTAPGFEGRSALEVMRRGYIDDLCFVRRYLDDVCQP; this comes from the coding sequence GTGGCCCGGGTCCAACATTGGCGGGATCAACTGGCCGCTTCCGAGGGTGTGGATGCTGAACTTACGCCCGATCAAATCTACCGCGTCCGTTACCTGCTTGGCATCGACACCACCTTGCACCGCCTGTTTTCCGATGAGGCGCAGGCGGATCGTTGGATCAAGCGTCCCCATACCGCACCGGGTTTCGAGGGCCGCTCGGCGCTCGAGGTCATGCGGCGAGGCTATATCGACGACTTGTGTTTTGTTCGCCGCTATTTGGACGACGTATGCCAGCCCTGA